The following proteins are co-located in the Candidatus Paracaedibacter acanthamoebae genome:
- a CDS encoding non-ribosomal peptide synthetase, protein MKLNDASTSFKLSLGQQQLWHHNAIYPDTSMYTTGMAIKLNGKLNQSALLKALEEIISRHELLRAIIIQEKGELFFKINSTINLTSTMKDCSSLGDDENMIKAHAQEVFELEMNKVFDQEAGPLVKFTLIQYSPEVHVLIIALHHIIFDGASYKIFFEELSRAYNAFSGEMEAFSLLPSYSYREYIEQQENHTFSELGENLEYWKSKLKDLRPIDLPIDRPREPISPDINIYKYDLPADICLKISNFSKANNVTPFNLLFSAYSGLLYRYSNQDDFTIGVPFLGRMSEEIENTIGYFVKTLPIRIQIKSSMSFIDLLCENEDSVLEGYAYQDVSLGQLATELNLPRTINRETLYQVAFSFNNSILNLINLQGIECEIIDLEAGKLPLDIIMEIYSEKNSYQIILKYNANIYTRTTIECMVDHWRVLLDDSLNYPNKKINELKILNGQEKQQILIDWNDTGKDYPKDKTIHQLFEEQVARTPDNIAVIFEEEQLTYQQLNTKANQLAHYLREQGVKPDTLVAIACERSLEMIIGILGILKAGGAYIPIDPSYPQGRIQFMLEDTKASLILTQQDVLKRLPRTEAEVFLVDTNQEKLIKYPTSNPFYITQPHHLAYVIYTSGSTGKPKGVMIEHHSICNRLLWWQEYTPLSSQDQYLHQFSFSFDGAVVSLWWPLLNGAQVIIPSGEGLSDADYIIQLISKHQVTALLSTPSLMDSLLESQKFQKAPHIKKIMLAGETFTQKTFKKISSVEGQKIYNFYGPTESSIITTSYDGTGQNITTLTVPIGSPVANTQVYILDPSLNPVPVGVPGELYIGGEGLARGYLNRPELTAERFIANPFRTEGDKQKGKNDRLYRTGDLCRWLEDGNIEYIGRCDDQVKIRGFRIELGEIEAALLKHPQVKEAVVIAREDTPGDKRLVGYLVFKDKGQGAIDVTELRAHLQTVLPDYMVPSAFVILDAIPLTANGKVDRKGLPAPEYRGDEKAYAAPRTETEKALCEIWKSVLKVDKVGIYDNFFELGGHSLLATQVVSRLRSQYGVELSLRDFFKSAVIVDLAKGIASKDATPKDEEFPLLPIQRSEKLPLSFAQARLWFIDQLKPGSALYNIPMALRLEGFLDQNALQAALNKLIERHEALRTVFKTEEGEPYQIIKENLNLDLPLVDLSLLKAEARVSKLKECIEEETLAPFDLIEGPLIRAALIKQNEQEHIFVLTIHHSVADGWSMGIIIDELSELYNATLESREADLAPLPVQYADFSVWQREHLKEEGAAYQKLLAYWEEELQRVPTLLELPTDYSRPPVQSYKGSRTSFSLSPTLTKKLIELSEETQATLFMTLLSAFYALLYRYTNQEDIVVGSPIANRNRQEIERVVGFFVNTLALRANLSSDLSFKDLLLQVKQKALEAYDHQDLPFEKLVEHLEIERSLAQEPIVQVMFILQNAAENSALKLKGLKAKEQTFEYPVAKFDLTLNLIETDGCLQGSFEYAIDLFKLETIERMQRHFQNLLEEIVENPDKNLAQLEMLAAEEKHQLINTWNATQRDYPEDKTIHQQFETQLLKTPNNIAVIFEGQELTYQELNKRANQLAHYLREQGVKPDALVAIACERSLEMIIGILAILKAGGAYVPIDPSYPQDRIQFMLEDTKASMILTQQDVLKRLPRTEAEVFFVDTDQEKLTKYPTSNPNHITQPHHLAYVIYTSGSTGKPKGVTIEHRSVLNLLMSIQENVKLTQADSWLALTTITFDIAGLEIYLPLITGSSFVVTKQKGEADPDYLKRIVDARNISIIQATPSTWRMLLDSGWTSREGMKILTGGEALSIKLFKDLKNLTPYVYNVYGPTETTIWSTFTPLEGDSPTIGKSVANTQVYILDPSLNPVPVGVPGELYIGGEGLARGYLNRPELTAERFIANPFRTEGDKQKGKNDRLYRTGDLCRWLEDGNIEYIGRCDDQVKIRGFRIELGEIEAALLKHPQVKEAVVIAREDTPGDKRLVGYLVFKDKGQGAIDVTELRAHLQTVLPDYMVPSAFVILDAIPLTANGKVDRKGLPAPEYRGDEKAYAAPRTETEKALCEIWKSVLKVDKVGIYDNFFELGGHSLLATQVVSRLRSQYGVELSLRDFFKSAVIVDLAKGIASKDATPKDEEFPLLPIQRSEKLPLSFAQARLWFIDQLKPGSALYNIPMALRLEGFLDQNALQAALNKLIERHEALRTVFKTEEGEPYQIIKENLNLDLPLVDLSLLKAEARVSKLKECIEEETLAPFDLIEGPLIRAALIKQNEQEHIFVLTIHHSVADGWSMGIIIDELSELYNATLESREADLAPLPVQYADFSVWQREHLKEEGAAYQKLLAYWEEELQRVPTLLELPTDYSRPPVQSYKGSRTSFSLSPTLTKKLIELSEETQATLFMTLLSAFYALLYRYTNQEDIVVGSPIANRNRQEIERVVGFFVNTLALRANLSSDLSFKDLLLQVKQKALEAYDHQDLPFEKLVEHLEIERSLAQEPIVQVMFILQNAAENSALKLKGLKAKEQTFEYPVAKFDLTLNLIETDGCLQGSFEYAIDLFKLETIERMQRHFQNLLEEIVENPDKNLAQLEMLAAEEKHQLINTWNATQRDYPEDKTIHQQFETQLLKTPNNIAVIFEGQELTYQELNKRANQLAHYLREQGVKPDALVAIACERSLEMIIGILAILKAGGAYVPIDPSYPQDRIQFMLEDTKASMILTQQDVLKRLPRTEAEVFL, encoded by the coding sequence ATGAAACTTAACGACGCATCGACAAGTTTTAAGCTTTCTTTAGGACAGCAACAACTTTGGCACCATAATGCAATTTATCCCGATACATCTATGTATACTACTGGCATGGCAATTAAGCTGAATGGAAAACTTAACCAATCTGCCTTATTAAAAGCTCTTGAGGAAATTATAAGCCGCCATGAATTGTTAAGAGCAATAATCATTCAAGAAAAGGGAGAGCTCTTTTTTAAAATAAATTCTACTATTAATCTTACTTCTACAATGAAAGATTGTTCAAGTTTAGGTGATGATGAAAATATGATCAAAGCTCATGCTCAGGAAGTCTTTGAGCTTGAGATGAATAAAGTTTTTGATCAAGAAGCAGGCCCTCTCGTTAAATTTACCCTAATTCAATATTCCCCAGAGGTTCATGTATTAATAATAGCTTTGCATCACATTATTTTTGATGGAGCTTCATATAAAATATTCTTTGAGGAATTAAGTAGAGCTTACAATGCTTTTTCAGGGGAAATGGAGGCTTTTTCATTACTTCCAAGCTATTCTTACAGAGAGTACATTGAACAGCAAGAAAACCATACATTTAGCGAATTAGGTGAGAATTTAGAGTATTGGAAATCCAAGTTGAAAGATCTAAGACCAATTGACTTGCCTATTGATAGACCAAGAGAACCCATAAGCCCAGATATAAATATATACAAGTATGATTTACCTGCAGATATTTGTTTAAAGATATCAAATTTCTCAAAAGCCAATAACGTAACGCCCTTTAATTTATTATTCTCAGCATATAGTGGCCTTTTGTATCGTTATTCAAATCAGGATGATTTTACCATAGGAGTACCTTTTTTAGGGAGGATGAGTGAAGAGATAGAAAATACCATTGGTTATTTTGTTAAAACTTTACCTATTCGAATTCAAATCAAATCCTCCATGAGTTTCATTGATCTTCTTTGCGAAAACGAAGATTCTGTCCTAGAAGGATATGCATATCAAGACGTTTCTTTAGGACAACTTGCGACTGAATTAAACTTGCCGAGAACAATCAATCGAGAAACACTATACCAGGTAGCATTTTCTTTTAACAATTCCATATTGAATTTAATAAATCTACAAGGGATAGAGTGCGAAATCATTGATCTAGAGGCTGGGAAATTACCACTCGATATTATTATGGAGATATATTCAGAAAAAAACAGTTATCAGATTATCTTAAAGTATAATGCTAACATATATACTAGGACTACCATCGAATGTATGGTGGATCACTGGCGAGTTCTATTAGATGATAGTTTAAATTACCCAAATAAAAAAATAAATGAATTAAAAATACTAAATGGACAAGAAAAGCAGCAGATTCTGATTGATTGGAATGATACGGGGAAGGATTATCCCAAAGACAAGACGATTCACCAGCTGTTTGAAGAACAGGTTGCTAGGACTCCTGACAACATAGCAGTGATCTTTGAAGAGGAACAGCTGACCTATCAGCAATTGAATACCAAAGCCAACCAGCTTGCTCATTACTTGAGAGAACAAGGAGTTAAGCCCGATACGTTGGTGGCAATCGCTTGTGAGCGGTCGTTAGAGATGATTATCGGAATATTAGGGATATTAAAGGCTGGAGGGGCTTATATTCCGATCGATCCTTCCTATCCTCAAGGCCGTATCCAGTTTATGTTAGAGGATACCAAAGCTTCATTGATTCTTACACAACAAGATGTTCTTAAGAGATTGCCAAGAACAGAAGCAGAAGTTTTTTTGGTAGACACAAATCAAGAAAAACTTATCAAATATCCAACATCAAATCCATTTTATATCACCCAACCTCATCATCTAGCCTATGTGATCTATACCTCTGGGTCCACAGGTAAGCCCAAGGGTGTTATGATTGAACATCACAGTATTTGTAATCGATTGTTATGGTGGCAAGAGTATACACCCTTATCTTCTCAGGATCAATATCTTCATCAGTTCTCGTTTAGCTTTGATGGAGCTGTCGTCAGCTTATGGTGGCCATTACTCAATGGAGCGCAAGTGATTATACCTTCTGGAGAAGGCCTGAGTGATGCGGATTATATAATTCAACTTATATCAAAGCATCAAGTGACAGCTTTATTAAGCACTCCTTCTTTAATGGACTCTTTATTAGAATCTCAAAAATTCCAAAAAGCTCCCCATATTAAAAAAATTATGTTAGCTGGTGAGACCTTTACGCAGAAAACGTTTAAAAAAATTTCAAGCGTAGAAGGTCAGAAGATCTATAACTTCTATGGTCCTACTGAAAGTTCCATTATTACCACGAGCTATGATGGGACAGGGCAAAACATAACAACTTTAACGGTTCCCATTGGATCCCCTGTCGCCAATACACAAGTTTATATACTCGACCCCTCTCTAAATCCTGTTCCAGTAGGTGTACCTGGAGAGCTGTATATAGGAGGCGAAGGATTAGCTCGTGGGTATTTGAATCGGCCTGAGCTGACAGCGGAGAGGTTTATTGCGAATCCCTTCCGGACAGAAGGCGATAAGCAAAAGGGCAAGAACGATCGTCTTTACCGGACAGGCGATCTTTGTCGCTGGCTAGAAGATGGGAACATTGAATATATAGGCCGCTGTGATGATCAGGTAAAGATTCGAGGTTTCAGAATAGAGCTGGGAGAGATAGAAGCTGCACTCCTTAAACATCCTCAAGTTAAGGAAGCAGTGGTGATCGCAAGGGAAGATACGCCAGGGGATAAGCGGCTTGTGGGGTATCTTGTGTTTAAAGATAAAGGACAAGGCGCCATTGACGTTACAGAGTTAAGGGCCCATCTCCAAACGGTTCTTCCAGACTATATGGTTCCATCCGCTTTTGTAATATTGGATGCTATTCCCTTAACGGCCAATGGCAAGGTGGATCGTAAAGGATTGCCTGCTCCCGAATATCGAGGTGATGAGAAGGCATATGCCGCTCCTCGAACAGAGACGGAGAAGGCCCTATGTGAGATCTGGAAAAGCGTTCTTAAAGTTGACAAGGTAGGTATTTATGACAACTTCTTTGAATTGGGAGGTCATTCTCTTCTTGCTACGCAAGTTGTGTCTCGTTTGAGATCTCAGTATGGGGTTGAACTTTCTTTAAGAGACTTCTTTAAAAGCGCCGTTATAGTTGACTTAGCGAAAGGCATTGCATCCAAAGACGCAACACCGAAGGATGAAGAATTTCCTCTACTTCCTATCCAAAGATCAGAAAAACTTCCTCTTTCCTTTGCGCAAGCTAGGTTGTGGTTTATTGATCAACTAAAGCCAGGTAGCGCTCTTTATAATATTCCTATGGCTTTACGGTTGGAGGGGTTCCTTGATCAGAACGCCCTTCAAGCAGCTTTGAACAAGCTTATCGAGCGTCATGAGGCGTTAAGAACGGTCTTTAAGACTGAAGAAGGAGAGCCTTATCAAATAATTAAGGAAAATTTAAACCTTGATCTTCCTCTCGTAGATCTCTCTCTTTTAAAAGCCGAAGCTAGAGTTTCTAAGTTGAAAGAGTGCATTGAAGAAGAGACCTTAGCTCCCTTTGACTTAATAGAAGGCCCACTGATAAGGGCTGCGCTGATTAAACAAAATGAGCAAGAACATATCTTTGTTCTCACCATTCATCATAGTGTTGCGGATGGATGGTCAATGGGAATAATTATTGATGAGCTTTCTGAACTTTATAACGCGACTCTGGAAAGCCGAGAAGCAGATCTTGCGCCTTTACCCGTACAGTATGCTGACTTTAGTGTTTGGCAGAGAGAGCATCTCAAAGAAGAAGGAGCAGCTTACCAGAAACTGCTGGCCTATTGGGAAGAGGAGCTTCAAAGAGTACCTACGTTATTAGAGCTGCCCACAGATTATTCAAGGCCCCCTGTACAGAGCTATAAAGGAAGCCGAACAAGCTTTTCTTTATCTCCGACTCTAACCAAGAAATTAATAGAGCTCAGTGAAGAGACGCAAGCCACATTGTTTATGACTCTCCTTTCGGCTTTTTACGCGCTCTTATATCGCTATACGAATCAGGAAGATATTGTCGTTGGATCTCCTATTGCGAATCGCAATCGCCAAGAGATCGAGCGTGTTGTTGGTTTTTTTGTGAACACGCTTGCTTTGAGAGCTAATCTTTCGTCGGACTTAAGCTTTAAGGACCTTCTTTTGCAAGTGAAACAGAAGGCCCTAGAGGCTTATGATCATCAAGATCTGCCTTTTGAGAAATTGGTTGAGCATTTAGAGATTGAGCGCAGTCTTGCTCAGGAGCCAATTGTTCAAGTGATGTTTATTTTGCAGAACGCTGCAGAGAACAGCGCGCTAAAGCTGAAAGGTTTAAAAGCGAAGGAGCAGACTTTTGAGTATCCAGTAGCGAAGTTTGATTTAACCCTGAATCTTATAGAGACTGATGGATGCTTACAAGGATCATTTGAATATGCAATAGATCTGTTTAAACTTGAAACAATTGAGAGGATGCAAAGGCATTTCCAGAATCTCTTAGAAGAAATAGTAGAGAATCCTGATAAGAATCTTGCACAACTAGAGATGTTGGCTGCTGAAGAGAAGCATCAACTCATCAACACATGGAATGCCACCCAACGGGACTATCCTGAAGACAAGACGATCCATCAGCAGTTTGAAACGCAACTCCTAAAGACGCCAAATAACATAGCGGTCATTTTTGAAGGACAAGAACTTACTTACCAAGAGCTCAACAAAAGAGCCAACCAGCTTGCTCATTACTTGAGAGAACAAGGAGTCAAGCCTGATGCATTGGTGGCAATCGCTTGTGAGCGATCGTTAGAGATGATCATCGGTATTCTAGCGATCTTAAAAGCAGGTGGGGCTTATGTTCCGATCGATCCATCCTATCCTCAAGACCGTATCCAATTTATGCTAGAAGATACGAAAGCTTCTATGATCCTCACACAACAAGATGTTCTTAAGAGATTGCCAAGAACAGAAGCAGAAGTTTTTTTTGTAGACACAGATCAAGAAAAACTTACCAAATATCCAACATCTAATCCCAATCACATAACACAACCTCATCACCTAGCCTATGTGATCTATACATCAGGTTCAACAGGTAAGCCTAAGGGTGTTACGATTGAACATCGGAGCGTTCTTAATCTTCTTATGAGCATCCAAGAAAATGTAAAACTTACACAAGCTGACAGTTGGCTTGCTTTGACGACCATTACCTTTGATATTGCAGGTTTAGAGATTTATTTGCCCCTAATTACGGGATCTTCTTTTGTTGTTACCAAACAAAAAGGAGAAGCCGACCCTGACTATTTAAAAAGGATTGTCGATGCAAGGAATATTTCCATCATACAAGCTACTCCTTCAACCTGGCGCATGCTTTTAGATTCTGGCTGGACGAGCAGGGAAGGTATGAAAATTCTCACAGGAGGAGAAGCGCTTTCCATAAAGTTATTTAAGGATCTTAAGAACCTTACGCCTTATGTCTATAATGTTTATGGTCCCACAGAAACAACAATATGGTCGACTTTTACACCTTTAGAAGGAGATTCTCCAACGATTGGTAAGTCCGTGGCTAATACACAAGTTTATATACTCGACCCCTCTCTAAATCCTGTTCCAGTAGGTGTACCTGGAGAGCTGTATATAGGAGGCGAAGGATTAGCTCGTGGGTATTTGAATCGGCCTGAGCTGACAGCGGAGAGGTTTATTGCGAATCCCTTCCGGACAGAAGGCGATAAGCAAAAGGGCAAGAACGATCGTCTTTACCGGACAGGCGATCTTTGTCGCTGGCTAGAAGATGGGAACATTGAATATATAGGCCGCTGTGATGATCAGGTAAAGATTCGAGGTTTCAGAATAGAGCTGGGAGAGATAGAAGCTGCACTCCTTAAACATCCTCAAGTTAAGGAAGCAGTGGTGATCGCAAGGGAAGATACGCCAGGGGATAAGCGGCTTGTGGGGTATCTTGTGTTTAAAGATAAAGGACAAGGCGCCATTGACGTTACAGAGTTAAGGGCCCATCTCCAAACGGTTCTTCCAGACTATATGGTTCCATCCGCTTTTGTAATATTGGATGCTATTCCCTTAACGGCCAATGGCAAGGTGGATCGTAAAGGATTGCCTGCTCCCGAATATCGAGGTGATGAGAAGGCATATGCCGCTCCTCGAACAGAGACGGAGAAGGCCCTATGTGAGATCTGGAAAAGCGTTCTTAAAGTTGACAAGGTAGGTATTTATGACAACTTCTTTGAATTGGGAGGTCATTCTCTTCTTGCTACGCAAGTTGTGTCTCGTTTGAGATCTCAGTATGGGGTTGAACTTTCTTTAAGAGACTTCTTTAAAAGCGCCGTTATAGTTGACTTAGCGAAAGGCATTGCATCCAAAGACGCAACACCGAAGGATGAAGAATTTCCTCTACTTCCTATCCAAAGATCAGAAAAACTTCCTCTTTCCTTTGCGCAAGCTAGGTTGTGGTTTATTGATCAACTAAAGCCAGGTAGCGCTCTTTATAATATTCCTATGGCTTTACGGTTGGAGGGGTTCCTTGATCAGAACGCCCTTCAAGCAGCTTTGAACAAGCTTATCGAGCGTCATGAGGCGTTAAGAACGGTCTTTAAGACTGAAGAAGGAGAGCCTTATCAAATAATTAAGGAAAATTTAAACCTTGATCTTCCTCTCGTAGATCTCTCTCTTTTAAAAGCCGAAGCTAGAGTTTCTAAGTTGAAAGAGTGCATTGAAGAAGAGACCTTAGCTCCCTTTGACTTAATAGAAGGCCCACTGATAAGGGCTGCGCTGATTAAACAAAATGAGCAAGAACATATCTTTGTTCTCACCATTCATCATAGTGTTGCGGATGGATGGTCAATGGGAATAATTATTGATGAGCTTTCTGAACTTTATAACGCGACTCTGGAAAGCCGAGAAGCAGATCTTGCGCCTTTACCCGTACAGTATGCTGACTTTAGTGTTTGGCAGAGAGAGCATCTCAAAGAAGAAGGAGCAGCTTACCAGAAACTGCTGGCCTATTGGGAAGAGGAGCTTCAAAGAGTACCTACGTTATTAGAGCTGCCCACAGATTATTCAAGGCCCCCTGTACAGAGCTATAAAGGAAGCCGAACAAGCTTTTCTTTATCTCCGACTCTAACCAAGAAATTAATAGAGCTCAGTGAAGAGACGCAAGCCACATTGTTTATGACTCTCCTTTCGGCTTTTTACGCGCTCTTATATCGCTATACGAATCAGGAAGATATTGTCGTTGGATCTCCTATTGCGAATCGCAATCGCCAAGAGATCGAGCGTGTTGTTGGTTTTTTTGTGAACACGCTTGCTTTGAGAGCTAATCTTTCGTCGGACTTAAGCTTTAAGGACCTTCTTTTGCAAGTGAAACAGAAGGCCCTAGAGGCTTATGATCATCAAGATCTGCCTTTTGAGAAATTGGTTGAGCATTTAGAGATTGAGCGCAGTCTTGCTCAGGAGCCAATTGTTCAAGTGATGTTTATTTTGCAGAACGCTGCAGAGAACAGCGCGCTAAAGCTGAAAGGTTTAAAAGCGAAGGAGCAGACTTTTGAGTATCCAGTAGCGAAGTTTGATTTAACCCTGAATCTTATAGAGACTGATGGATGCTTACAAGGATCATTTGAATATGCAATAGATCTGTTTAAACTTGAAACAATTGAGAGGATGCAAAGGCATTTCCAGAATCTCTTAGAAGAAATAGTAGAGAATCCTGATAAGAATCTTGCACAACTAGAGATGTTGGCTGCTGAAGAGAAGCATCAACTCATCAACACATGGAATGCCACCCAACGGGACTATCCTGAAGACAAGACGATCCATCAGCAGTTTGAAACGCAACTCCTAAAGACGCCAAATAACATAGCGGTCATTTTTGAAGGACAAGAACTTACTTACCAAGAGCTCAACAAAAGAGCCAACCAGCTTGCTCATTACTTGAGAGAACAAGGAGTCAAGCCTGATGCATTGGTGGCAATCGCTTGTGAGCGATCGTTAGAGATGATCATCGGTATTCTAGCGATCTTAAAAGCAGGTGGGGCTTATGTTCCGATCGATCCATCCTATCCTCAAGACCGTATCCAATTTATGCTAGAAGATACGAAAGCTTCTATGATCCTCACACAACAAGATGTTCTTAAGAGATTGCCAAGAACAGAAGCAGAAGTTTTTTTGTAG
- a CDS encoding 4'-phosphopantetheinyl transferase family protein yields the protein MRNDEHDRFHKKVLLNDEVHLWLAHLLNDKIREVYWQSILSVDELERAKAFRFSKDRCQFVAARGILRYLLSYYLEKAPQNVEIVYGLWGKPCLVEEEGLYFNLSHSKDYALYAFSSTYEVGVDIEYINQDLDTDELSIQKNF from the coding sequence ATGCGCAATGATGAACATGATAGATTTCATAAGAAAGTTCTCCTTAATGATGAAGTCCATCTCTGGCTAGCCCATCTGCTCAATGATAAAATCCGAGAAGTTTATTGGCAATCGATTTTATCCGTAGATGAATTAGAAAGAGCAAAGGCCTTTAGGTTTTCTAAGGATCGATGCCAATTTGTGGCGGCACGCGGAATCCTAAGATATCTTTTGTCTTACTATCTTGAAAAAGCACCCCAAAATGTTGAAATCGTTTATGGCCTATGGGGGAAGCCTTGTTTAGTTGAAGAGGAGGGGCTCTATTTTAATCTCTCTCATTCTAAAGATTACGCCCTTTATGCTTTCTCTTCCACATACGAAGTGGGGGTCGATATAGAATATATTAACCAAGATCTAGACACCGACGAGCTATCTATCCAAAAAAATTTTTAG
- a CDS encoding thioesterase II family protein has protein sequence MNNPGCYLQYKKKPEAAIRLFCFHHAGGGASTFYPWLEYLSPKIEMIAIQLPGRENRFSEPLRNNIKEITDELSKGFSIYKNKPFFVFGHSMGALIAFEFIKTIHQLYFLYPCHMIISAAKAPHLLSPIRSSQLDDTNLKEQLKAYNGIDECILNNDDLLNLFLHIIKSDSSIYENYSFSKPKPFPFDILALSGTDDQSVNQEEILAWSAYTRGKFEHLSFPGQHFFIKDNQKTILKIINQIADNFP, from the coding sequence GTGAACAATCCAGGTTGTTATTTACAATATAAAAAAAAACCGGAAGCTGCAATTAGACTTTTTTGCTTCCATCATGCGGGGGGAGGCGCTTCAACATTTTATCCATGGTTAGAGTACCTTTCTCCTAAAATTGAAATGATCGCTATTCAACTTCCTGGAAGAGAAAATAGATTTAGTGAGCCACTAAGAAATAATATAAAAGAAATTACTGATGAATTAAGTAAAGGGTTTAGCATCTATAAAAATAAACCTTTTTTTGTATTTGGGCATAGCATGGGTGCTTTAATTGCATTTGAGTTTATCAAAACCATTCATCAATTATATTTTCTATACCCCTGTCATATGATCATTTCAGCTGCCAAAGCACCTCATTTACTTTCCCCAATAAGGAGTTCTCAATTAGATGATACAAATTTAAAAGAGCAGCTGAAAGCCTATAATGGCATAGATGAATGCATATTAAACAACGACGATCTTTTAAATTTATTTCTACATATAATAAAAAGTGATTCTAGCATCTATGAAAATTATAGTTTTTCGAAGCCCAAACCATTCCCCTTTGATATTCTCGCTCTTTCAGGAACCGATGATCAAAGCGTTAATCAAGAAGAAATTCTTGCTTGGTCAGCATATACAAGAGGAAAATTCGAACATCTATCATTTCCTGGACAGCACTTCTTTATTAAGGATAATCAAAAAACTATATTAAAAATTATCAATCAAATAGCAGATAATTTTCCTTAA
- a CDS encoding IS6 family transposase, which yields MSLTKAPKRHRFPVSIISQAVWLYYRFNLSYRDVQEQLAFRGIILSHETVRKWCTKFALHFIDVIKKHERKPSDKWHLDEMALKINGEVFVLWRAVDSDGIELDIFLQKHRNKKSAIRFLSRLLGTYPAPRVIVTDKLKSYVKPIQFMCRKADHRTHKRLNNRIENAHQPTRRKEKCLIKFKSAPGVQRLLSLMGKVRNIFSVEVSRYKNKAPDQRFAFAAAKTIWLEAALELLSV from the coding sequence ATGTCTTTAACCAAAGCTCCCAAACGTCACCGCTTCCCAGTCTCAATAATCAGTCAAGCTGTATGGCTTTATTACCGCTTTAACCTTAGTTATAGAGATGTCCAGGAACAACTAGCCTTTCGAGGAATTATCCTGAGTCATGAGACAGTCAGGAAATGGTGCACTAAATTCGCTCTTCATTTTATAGATGTCATCAAGAAGCATGAGAGGAAACCAAGTGATAAATGGCACCTGGATGAAATGGCTCTTAAGATTAATGGAGAGGTGTTTGTCTTATGGAGAGCCGTCGATAGCGACGGAATCGAGCTCGATATCTTTCTCCAAAAACATCGCAATAAGAAATCTGCTATCAGATTCCTAAGCCGATTATTGGGGACGTACCCAGCCCCAAGAGTTATTGTTACCGACAAATTGAAAAGCTATGTAAAGCCGATCCAATTCATGTGCCGTAAAGCAGATCACAGGACTCACAAGCGGCTCAACAATCGTATTGAAAACGCCCATCAACCGACTCGCCGCAAAGAAAAATGCTTGATAAAATTTAAGTCTGCTCCTGGCGTTCAGAGATTATTGTCCCTGATGGGGAAGGTCCGCAATATCTTTTCAGTAGAAGTTAGTCGGTACAAGAATAAAGCTCCTGATCAACGGTTTGCTTTTGCCGCCGCCAAGACCATTTGGCTGGAGGCGGCTCTAGAGCTTCTTTCTGTCTAA
- a CDS encoding recombinase family protein produces the protein MAAGKIIGYIRVSSFEQNPGRQLEGIKTDRVFMDKTSGKDTERPQLKELLKYVRDGDTVVVHSLDRLARNLDDLRRLVQELTVKEVKVQFIKENLTFTGEDSPMAHLLLSVMGAFAEFERALIRERQMEGIAIAKKKGIYKGRKRALSEEQLKDMQLRIASGQKKAHIAKSLGVSRVTLYQYLNAACTSCGE, from the coding sequence ATGGCTGCTGGAAAGATTATTGGTTATATACGTGTCAGTTCGTTCGAGCAAAATCCTGGACGGCAGCTAGAAGGAATAAAAACTGATCGGGTTTTTATGGATAAGACTTCAGGGAAAGATACGGAGCGGCCCCAACTTAAAGAGCTGCTTAAATATGTACGGGACGGCGATACTGTTGTTGTGCATAGCTTAGATCGTCTCGCCCGCAACCTTGACGATCTCAGACGCCTTGTCCAAGAATTGACAGTAAAGGAAGTCAAAGTTCAATTTATCAAAGAAAACTTAACCTTTACGGGCGAAGACTCCCCCATGGCGCATCTCCTCCTTTCAGTTATGGGAGCCTTTGCAGAGTTTGAACGAGCTCTAATCCGCGAACGTCAAATGGAAGGTATTGCCATTGCTAAAAAGAAAGGCATCTATAAAGGAAGAAAGCGGGCGTTGTCCGAGGAACAATTAAAAGACATGCAGCTAAGAATCGCTAGCGGGCAGAAGAAAGCTCATATTGCTAAATCTCTCGGCGTCAGTCGGGTCACTCTCTATCAGTATTTAAATGCAGCTTGTACGTCGTGCGGAGAATAA